The genomic interval GCCCTTTCAGGCTCACGTCGTCGGAGTAGATGAGGTTCAGCCGCGAGCCGTCCGGCAGCGTCGAGTCGACGATCGGATCGGAGTCGCTGACGGGGTCGCCCATCCGCTCGCCCATGTTGCGCAGCCACTGGTCGAACGCCTCTTCGGACTCCCACTCGACGGTCGTCTCCAGCATCCCGTAGACGCCGTGGTCGACGTGGCACTCGCTGCGGCCGATGACGTGGATGTCCTCGTTCGCCGGGTCACGCATCACTGGTTCCAGCGGCCCGAGCCCGACGATGTCCCGGTTCAGGCGGTAGAGGATGTTCTCGTAGGTCGACTGAGTGACCTCGACGCTGCCGACGCTGGTGAGGTTCGACAGCCGCGTGAGCACGCCGTCGTTGCCGTCCTCGTTTTTGACTGTCGTCGTCTCCTGGAGCAGTTCCTCGATCCGGTCGTCGTACTGGGCCTCGCTCTCGGGAGCGGGTTTGTTGACGCTCTTTTCGAGCAGGCGGTTCCGAACTTTCCCGAAGACGACCTGCTCGTCCTCGTCCAGTTCCGGCTCGATGGCGTAGTACTTCATGTCCTGGCCCACATCGCCGTAGATGTGACAGAAGATGGGGCCACCGACCGGGTAGAGGACGTTCGGCCGGTCGGACTCGTAGTCGCCGTCGGCCTCGTCGATGAGCATAGGGAACTCCCCGGTGATCTGCTTGAACTTCTTCAGGTGGTCCCGCAGGTGTGGTCGCCGTGCGGCCATCTGTCGCAGTTCGTCGGATGGTTTGGCGCGTCCGTGGTCTGTCATTGTTAGGCAACACTCCTGGATTCGATGACGATGCCGGTTCCCGACCGGACCGAGAACCCGATCGTGTCACCGACCTGCTCGCCCATCCCCGCGAACCGGAGGACGTTGATCTGGCGGCGCACGTCGTTGCCGACCTCGATCATCTCCAACTCGATGAACACGTCGGCGATGGCCCGGAACGGGCCGATGGCCTCCTCGTCGAGCGTCGAAGGGTCGACGGTCAACATCACGCATTTCCCCTGCGAGATCACGTCCCGGAAGTACGAGATGACCTCCAGGGCGGCCTGGCGCTCCTCGTTCTGTCGGACCAGCGCCTCGAACTTGGGGTCGTTGCGGAGGATGGCGTCGAACGTGTCGATGATGACCACGTCGCTGTTCCACATCACGTCCGCCTCCATCAGCCGCTTGAGCAGTTCCTTGCGGTCTTCCTGGTCCTCGTTGGTGCCGGTCAGGGCGTTGGACTCGCCGATGTCGGCGTGGAGGAACAGGACGTTCTCGTCGAGGATGTGATCGACCATGTCGTACGACAGCGAGTGCATCTGATCGAGGAAGCTCCCGACGGTCAACTCCGTCGAGAGGTAGGTCACGTCGATCCCCTCCTCACAGAGGCCGTAGGCGAACCGCTGGCTCATCGCGGACTTCCCGGCCCCGTAATCCCCCTCGACGAGGATGATACTGCCCGGCGGGATGCCCCCGCCCAGTTCCTTGTTCAGTCGGTCGTGATCGTCCAGTCCCAGCGAGAACAGATCGTTGCTTGCGATACTCATGTGCGGAACTCGAACACCTCCTCGTCACCGTTGACGATGACCTTCACACGGTGGTCACCGCCTGGCTGCCAGTTCGCCAGCGCCCCCGTCGAGATCTCCAGACGGACCACGTCGCCCGGGTCCCAGGACAGCCCGCCGTCCGGCATCAATCGCACGCTGTACGCGGTCGCGAACTCGCCGTCGACGAACACGTCGAGTTCGCCGGGATCGGCTGCCAGCCCCTCCGAACCGGTGTTTTTGACGTGCAGCGTGATGTTCCCGTTCCCGCTGCTGTCGTAGATCGCGCTGGAGCCGCTGTCGGAGATGATCTCGATGTCGGTGCGAACGTCGCTGCTGACATCCAGCCCCTGCTCGGAGACGGCGCTGCTCAACTGCCCGACGGTGTCGGTAAACACGCCGGCGACGCTGGCGGCGATCATCATGGAGGCGATGAAGATGATCAGATGCGACACCGAGACGCTCGCCATCTCAGGGCACCCCCGTCGAGGTCGCCGTCGCCTCGATGCCCGGCCCGGTGACGAGTTTGACCCGTCCCGGGTCGGTGGTGAGCCCGGTCGCGTTGATCGTCAGGGTCTCGCCGGGGAGCCAGAGGTCGGTGGTCGTCGACCCGTCGACGGCGGTTCGGTAGCCGCTCAGATACCGGTCGTTCGCCAGCACGTCGACGGCCTCGACCGACAGCTCCGTCGAGCCCGTGTTGTCGACGGTGACGTTCAGGGAGTCGGCGGTGCCGTTGTAGACGACGGTCCGCAGTTCGATAGCGGTGTTTTGCTGTTCGAGGGTCTGGTCGGCGCTGGCGTCCCGGGCGTCGTTGACGTTCTCGAAGCTGTTGGCCGACGCGGTGTAGAACATCCCGAAGCCGATGAACGCGGCCACGAAGATCAGGGCCGCCGAGCCGCTAACGCTGAAGCCCATCGGAACCACCTCCACGGACGAGCTTCGAGAGCGCGACGCCCTCGGCCCCGCTGTCACCGTCGAGTTGCGAGATGTAGGTCAGACTCTCGGTGTGGTGGTCGATCGTCAGCGCCTCGCCGCTGTCGGCCACGTCGTCGAACCCCTGGAGGTACGTCCGCAGGTCCGCCGCGACGGAGGCGTCGATCCAGTCGATCGTCTCGTAGTAGTCGATGGCCCTGGTCGCCTCGTGGTAGCCCGACTCGCTGACCAGAAACTCCAGCCACTCGACGACGATGAGCTCCGACCCGAAGCCGTCGGGTAGGGTCGACAGGTACGGTTTGCCGCCGTCGTCGGCCGACTCGTCCTCGGTGTCGGGCTCCGCTTCGGTCTCGGCCGAAGCCGTCGGTTCGGGCTCCGGCTCGGGTTCCGATGCGGTCGTCTCCTCGACGGCGATCGTCTCGTCCGCGTCGTCCTCGACCGTCGCTGCGTCGTCTTCGACTGCCGTGTCGTCGCCGTCGTCCTCCTCGATGACCTCGTCGAAGAGGTCGTCGTCTTCGAGCCCTCCGTCGTCCATGGCGTCGCCGTCGTCTTCGAGCATCCCGTCGTCCATGGCGTCGTCGCCGAGCATCTCGTCGCCGGCGTCGTCGAAGAGGTCCTCGTCGTCCTCGGGTTCCTCGCCGTCGGCCCACTCGGCGTCGCCGGACTCGTACTCGTCTTTCAGTTCGGCGAAGGACTTGCCGCCGTCCCCGCCGTCGTCACTCTCGTCGTCCATCTCCATGCCGTCGTCCTCCAGCCCGTCGTCCATACTCATGTCGTCGTCGAACGCTTCGTCGAACGTCCCGTCGCCGCCTCCGAAGTCGTCCCCCTCGTCCTCCGGGAACATCTCGTCGACATCGCCGCCACCGCCCATCCCCATGTCGCCACCGTCGTCCTCGACGAGGTCCTCGTCGAAAAAGCCCTCCGCGTCGGCGTTGGCGATGTCGTCGTCCAGTTCCGCCTCGTCGTCTCCGCCCTCGTCGTCGTCGAACAGGCCGAACGAGCCCCCGCCGTCCATCCCGCCGCCCATCCCGGCGTCCACATCGTCCGCGAAGGGGTTCACCCCGCGCGTGACCATCTCGTAGATGTCCAGGAGCTTCCGGACGTTCTCCTCGACTTCCTCGACCGATTCGGAGATGCTCTCGTTTTCGGTCCGGACGGTGTTGACCGTCGAGGAGAGGCTGCCGACCTCGTTTTCCAGTTCGTCGAGCCGGTGTTCCAGTTCGTCGGTGTCGGCGCCGGTGGCGTCCTCCATGTCGCCGAACTCGTCGTCGCCGAACCCGCCCATCTCGTCGTCGCCGTCGTCGAAGCCGCCTAACCCACCCAGGTCGTCGCCGTCACCGCCTCCCTCCTCGGCCATCAGCCCGCCGCCGTCGGCCATCCCGTCGCCGTCGTCGTCGTCCTCGCTCTCGCTGTCCGACAGGATCGAGTCGAACATGTTCTTGATGCTCATCCCGACGAGACCGCCCGAGAGGAGCACCACGAGCGCTGGCGCGGCCAGCTCCGCGAGCGCCGTGGCGAGAGCGGGACTGTTCATTCTCTCTGAAAGATGTCCTCAGATACCCTTCAATATTCCGTCTAGCGTATCACGAGTGATAACTCTGGAGTTACTAGCCGCGCCCGTGGCTAAATTCAACGCGCCCGACTCCGAATAAATTTTTCGACCGTCGTTTCCGCTGGAAATATCCGGCCAACAGCGGATTGCGGACGCGCTCCCGTCAGCCAACTGACTGCCGTCCGTCAGACACGGAGCCGCGAGGAGTGACCGGTTCTGTTCGTCAGTTTTCAGAAATCACAACGTCGTCGACTCGGTGTTGGCGCTCTTGACGACGAGGTCGCCGCTGTCGGCCCTCAACTGGATCGAGCGACCGTGGTCGCCGCCGACATCCTCGCCGACGATCGGGATGTCGTACTCGTCGAGGGTCGCCCGGACCTGTTTCGCGTTCCGGGAGCCAATCGAGGAGCCGCTCTCCGAGAAGTCGAGCATGTCGCTCCCGCCGGCGATCTTGGCCTGCATCGAAGCCGTGCTCGCGCCAGCGGTTTCGAGCGCGTCGACGAGGGCCTCGACGCCGGTGTCGGCGAACTTCGCGCGGTTCCCGCCTTCGACATCTTCCGCGGTCGGGAGCATGACGTGGACGAGTCCCGCCGCACCGGTGGTCTCGTCGTACAGCGCCACGCCGATACACGATCCGAGCCCGCTCGTGGTCAGTACCGCCGAATCTGTCGTCACCTTGTACTCCGCGATGCCGACTTTGATCCGCTCGGGCGTGCTCTCCTGCTGTCCGTTCGTCTGGCTCCCGTCGTAGACTTTCATTATTCGAAGATCTGTTCCACGCTGGCGTCCGTTTC from Haloarcula pelagica carries:
- a CDS encoding ATPase domain-containing protein, which gives rise to MSIASNDLFSLGLDDHDRLNKELGGGIPPGSIILVEGDYGAGKSAMSQRFAYGLCEEGIDVTYLSTELTVGSFLDQMHSLSYDMVDHILDENVLFLHADIGESNALTGTNEDQEDRKELLKRLMEADVMWNSDVVIIDTFDAILRNDPKFEALVRQNEERQAALEVISYFRDVISQGKCVMLTVDPSTLDEEAIGPFRAIADVFIELEMIEVGNDVRRQINVLRFAGMGEQVGDTIGFSVRSGTGIVIESRSVA
- a CDS encoding flagellar protein G, producing MASVSVSHLIIFIASMMIAASVAGVFTDTVGQLSSAVSEQGLDVSSDVRTDIEIISDSGSSAIYDSSGNGNITLHVKNTGSEGLAADPGELDVFVDGEFATAYSVRLMPDGGLSWDPGDVVRLEISTGALANWQPGGDHRVKVIVNGDEEVFEFRT
- a CDS encoding flagellin — protein: MGFSVSGSAALIFVAAFIGFGMFYTASANSFENVNDARDASADQTLEQQNTAIELRTVVYNGTADSLNVTVDNTGSTELSVEAVDVLANDRYLSGYRTAVDGSTTTDLWLPGETLTINATGLTTDPGRVKLVTGPGIEATATSTGVP
- a CDS encoding FlaD/FlaE family flagellar protein — encoded protein: MNSPALATALAELAAPALVVLLSGGLVGMSIKNMFDSILSDSESEDDDDGDGMADGGGLMAEEGGGDGDDLGGLGGFDDGDDEMGGFGDDEFGDMEDATGADTDELEHRLDELENEVGSLSSTVNTVRTENESISESVEEVEENVRKLLDIYEMVTRGVNPFADDVDAGMGGGMDGGGSFGLFDDDEGGDDEAELDDDIANADAEGFFDEDLVEDDGGDMGMGGGGDVDEMFPEDEGDDFGGGDGTFDEAFDDDMSMDDGLEDDGMEMDDESDDGGDGGKSFAELKDEYESGDAEWADGEEPEDDEDLFDDAGDEMLGDDAMDDGMLEDDGDAMDDGGLEDDDLFDEVIEEDDGDDTAVEDDAATVEDDADETIAVEETTASEPEPEPEPTASAETEAEPDTEDESADDGGKPYLSTLPDGFGSELIVVEWLEFLVSESGYHEATRAIDYYETIDWIDASVAADLRTYLQGFDDVADSGEALTIDHHTESLTYISQLDGDSGAEGVALSKLVRGGGSDGLQR
- a CDS encoding chemotaxis protein CheD, with translation MKVYDGSQTNGQQESTPERIKVGIAEYKVTTDSAVLTTSGLGSCIGVALYDETTGAAGLVHVMLPTAEDVEGGNRAKFADTGVEALVDALETAGASTASMQAKIAGGSDMLDFSESGSSIGSRNAKQVRATLDEYDIPIVGEDVGGDHGRSIQLRADSGDLVVKSANTESTTL